TGAAGGCGCAGCAGTCGACGAGCAGGACGACGAAGTTGTGCCGGACGTGACGGGCCGCGAACGCCTCTCCCCGGTCGGGTGCCCCAGGGCAGCCGGCCGCTCGTGGAGGCGCGACGGTGGTCGGCACCGGCTAGGGCTGTGCGGGCGGCGCTGCCGCTTCGCTCGTGGCGGTGCTGGCGAGGGCCTGGCGCATGTCCTTCAGCAATGGGACGATGCGCGCATAATGGATGACGGTGCCGATGAGATAGAGGTTGAAGAACTGCTCGTCGGTGCCGCGCAGGGTTGCCTTGCCCTCGCTCTCGGTGCTCTTGCGCGCGAGCGAGGCGGCGGTCGCCACTTGCTCAGGCGTCAGGACCTTGCGCATCTCCTCGGAGAGCGCGCGCAGCGTGGCCTCGTCCTCCCGTTTGCGCTGCTCAATGAACTGGTCCTGCAACTTCTTGAGGCGCTCGTCGAACGCCGCGGGGATGGAGCCGCCGGCCAGCACCTTGGACCGGGTGGAGCGGATGTCGTCGGCCATCGCGCGCAGCGGTCCCGTCATCGCGTCGGCTACGCGCCGGCTGTAGTCCTGCTGGGACTTCTCGATGATGGGCACCATGTGATCGATCTGGTCGGGCTTCAGCTTGAGCGGGTTGAGGACGCGAAGCTTGTCGATATCGTTGATGGCGGTGAGCAGCGCGGCCTGATCGGCCGGCGGAGCGGAAGGCGGCTGCTGGCCGCCGCGCGCGAGCGCGCCACAGACGGCGAGTCCGGCGGCGAGGAGGGCGAGGCAAAGTTGGCGTCGCATGGGTGTCCTCTCGTGCGCGGCCGCGCGGCGTGCGTGCACCCGCGATAGGGCGCGCCACCGGCGCCGCCTGTCGCGTCGGCGCCGGCGCGCCCTCATTATATCCGATGACGGCGCTCAGGGCGCACGGCCACGGGCCCGGCGAAGGAGCCGGCGCCCACACCGTCGAAGACAGGCCGCGTACCCACCGCACACCGGGAGTGCACGCGAGGTCACGATGCGCATGGCACACCGCTTTCGCGTTCCCGCAGTCCTCTGCCTGGCGGCGCTGTGCGCCGTCGCGCACGCGCAGGTCGCTTCGCTGCGAGTCGACATGGCCCGTCCCGGCGCGCGCGTGGACTCGCGCCTGTACGGCATCTTCTTCGAGGAGATCAACCACGCCGGCGACGGTGGCCTGTTCGCCGAGCTCGTCCGCAACGGGTCCCTCGAGGATGCCGAGACGCCTCAGGGATGGACGGCCGCGCCCGCGGGCCGTGCCGGCGTCGAGATCGCCATCGAGACGCGGGGGCTGCTGAACGTCCGCCAGCGCCGCTGTCTGCGAGTCAGCGCCGGCCAGGCCGGCCAGGGAGCCGCCAACGAGGGCTACTGGGGCATCGCGGTGCGCCGGGGCGAGGCGTACCGGCTGTCGCTGTACGCCCGTTCAGACACGGGCGCCGGCCTGCGCGGCGAGTTGGTGAGCGCCGCAGGGAAGCCGCTTGGCTCGGTCCGGCTCGGAGGGGTGGGCGCGGGGTGGAAGCGCTTAGCCGGCACGATCCGCGCCGAGGGCGGCGATCCCGCGGCGAGCCTCGTCATCCGGCTCCAGCGACCGGGCACCGTGTTGGTCGATCTGGTATCGCTGATGCCCGCCCACACCTTCCGGGGGCGCGCCAACGGTCTGCGGGCCGACCTGGCCGGCCGGCTTGAGGCCCTCCGGCCGGCGTTCGTGCGCTTCCCGGGAGGCTGCTTCGTGGAGGGCGACCGGCTCGCCAACGCGTTTCGCTGGAAGACCACGATCGGCGAGCGTGCCTGGCGCATGCCGCACCAGAACCTCTGGGGCTACGTGTCGAGCAACGGCCTGGGGTACCACGAATACCTGCAGATGTGCGAGGATCTGCGGGCGGAGCCGCTGTTCGTCGTCAACTGCGGCATGGCCCACGCAGATAACGCGCCGATGGCCGAGATGGAGCCGTGGGTGCGCGACGCGCTCGACGCCATCGAGTACGCGAACGGCCCCGTCGACAGCCGGTGGGGTGCCGAGCGGGCACGCAACGGGCATCCGAAGCCCTTCGGCCTGCGTATGGTCGAGATCGGCAACGAGAACGGCGGTCCCGCGTACGAGGAGCGATACGCACTCTTCCACGACGCCATCAAGGCGCGCTACCCCGACGTGCAGTTGGTGGCGAACGTGCCGGTCACCTCGCGTCCGATGGACATCCTCGACGAGCACTACTACAACGCTCCACGGTGGTTCGCCGCCAACGCGGGCCGCTACGATAACTACGACCGCGGCGGGCCGCGCATCTATGTCGGTGAGTACGCGGTCACCCAGGAGTGCGGGCAGGGCAACCTGCGCGCTGCCGTCGCCGAGGCCGCCTTCATGACGGGCATCGAGCGCAACTCCGACGTCGTGACGATGGCGTCCTACGCGCCGCTCCTCGTGAACGTGCGCAACCGGGCCTGGAACCCGGACCTGATCGGCTTCGACGGCGCGTCGTCATACGGCACGCCCTCCTACTATGTGCAGCAACTCTTCAGCCTGAACCGCCCGGACTGCAACGTTGCCGTGTCGGTCGGCGCGCCTCTCGAGGCCGCGCCGACTGGCGGGGCCGTCGGCCTGGGCACCTGGGCCACGCAGGCCGAGTTCGCCGATGTGCGCGTGGAGCGCGAAGGCGCCACGCTGTTGGAGGCCGCGTTCCGCGACGGCGCGCCGGGCTGGCGGCCCCTGCGCGGAGCGTGGCGGACCGCCGATGGCGTGTACCGGCAGGCCAGCGAGGAGGTCGACTGCCGCGCGACCGCCGGCGATCCAACATGGGACTACTACGACTATCGCCTGCGCGCCCGCAAGCTCGGTGGAGCCGAAGGGTTCCTCATCCTGTTTCGAGTGCGCGACGACGGCAACTGGTACTGGTGGAACCTGGGCGGGTGGGGCAACCGGTGGCACGCCGTGGAGCGGTCAGTTGATGGCAGCAAGACGCTGGCGACCGCCCAGGTGCCGGGCCGCATCGAGACCGGACGTTGGTACGAGATCCACGTGGAGGTGGACGGAGCGCGTGCGCGCTGCTACCTGGACGGCCGGCTCGTCCACTCCTTCGAGGACTCCGGGTTGCGCTCGCTGCACGCGGCGGCCGGCGTGATAGACCGGTCGCGCGAGCTGGTCGTTAAGGTGGCGAACACCTCCGATGCCGCCCGCGAGACGGATGTGATGGTTGCCGGAGCGAAGGTCGGGCCTCTCTCGGGCACGGCAACCGTGCTCACCGCCGACTCGCCGGATGCCGAGAACTCGCTGGCCGACCCGACGCGGGTGGCGCCCGTGACGCGCCGCGTTCGCTTCGAGAGGCCGGCATTCCGTTACCGCTTCCCGGCGCACTCTCTCACGGTGCTGCGCCTGAAGAGGGAGAGATGAGA
The nucleotide sequence above comes from Chthonomonadales bacterium. Encoded proteins:
- a CDS encoding alpha-N-arabinofuranosidase, with the protein product MRMAHRFRVPAVLCLAALCAVAHAQVASLRVDMARPGARVDSRLYGIFFEEINHAGDGGLFAELVRNGSLEDAETPQGWTAAPAGRAGVEIAIETRGLLNVRQRRCLRVSAGQAGQGAANEGYWGIAVRRGEAYRLSLYARSDTGAGLRGELVSAAGKPLGSVRLGGVGAGWKRLAGTIRAEGGDPAASLVIRLQRPGTVLVDLVSLMPAHTFRGRANGLRADLAGRLEALRPAFVRFPGGCFVEGDRLANAFRWKTTIGERAWRMPHQNLWGYVSSNGLGYHEYLQMCEDLRAEPLFVVNCGMAHADNAPMAEMEPWVRDALDAIEYANGPVDSRWGAERARNGHPKPFGLRMVEIGNENGGPAYEERYALFHDAIKARYPDVQLVANVPVTSRPMDILDEHYYNAPRWFAANAGRYDNYDRGGPRIYVGEYAVTQECGQGNLRAAVAEAAFMTGIERNSDVVTMASYAPLLVNVRNRAWNPDLIGFDGASSYGTPSYYVQQLFSLNRPDCNVAVSVGAPLEAAPTGGAVGLGTWATQAEFADVRVEREGATLLEAAFRDGAPGWRPLRGAWRTADGVYRQASEEVDCRATAGDPTWDYYDYRLRARKLGGAEGFLILFRVRDDGNWYWWNLGGWGNRWHAVERSVDGSKTLATAQVPGRIETGRWYEIHVEVDGARARCYLDGRLVHSFEDSGLRSLHAAAGVIDRSRELVVKVANTSDAARETDVMVAGAKVGPLSGTATVLTADSPDAENSLADPTRVAPVTRRVRFERPAFRYRFPAHSLTVLRLKRER